Below is a window of Allomuricauda ruestringensis DSM 13258 DNA.
GAATACACACAACAATTCGGGGTCAATAAGGGACTGTTGGACAGTTTGGACAAACAAATTGTGATCATGCATCCCGGCCCTATAAACCGCGGTGTGGAAATAACCAGTGATGTAGCGGACTCCGACCAATCCATTATTTTACATCAGGTAGAAAACGGAGTGGCAGTGCGTATGGCAGTACTCTACCTATTGGCATCAAAAATTAAGTAAAAGATGATTTTCGACAAAGACGGAACAACAACGATTGTTTTTCAGGAAAAGACCACCCTAAGCGGTTTTTTGGAAAACCTAAACAAAGCATACCCAAAACTCAAGCACGACAATATTGTTGTCAACCTTTTTTCTTTCAATACCTTAGAAATTGGCGATTTATTGGAGTTTTTGGACATGTCGAACACCCACAAAGGTGCTGGCAGGTCATTTGTTTTGGTGACCGATAAGTTAAACTACGACGAGATTCCTGAAGAGATAAGCGTGGTGCCTACACTGCAAGAGGCCAAGGACCTTATCGAAATGGAAGAAATAGAACGCGACCTGGGTATATGAAATTGACCGTACTTGGGTGCTATGCCGCTACGCCACGAACATTTACCAACCCTACTTCGCAGGTACTCGAAATAAAGAACCATCTGTTTTTGATCGATTGCGGTGAGGGAACCCAAGTGCAGTTGAGAAAATACAAGGTCAAGTTTTCCAGGATCAACCATATTTTTATATCGCATCTCCATGGGGACCATTTTTTTGGCCTTCCCGGTTTGATTTCAACCTTTAGGTTGTTGGGCAGGGAAAAGGAACTGCACATATACGGCCCCAAAGGAATCAAACAGGCTATCACCCTATTTCTAAAATTGGGTGATTCTTGGACCGATTACCCGTTGATATTCCACGAATTGGAATCCAAAGAATCTGAACTGGTTTTTGAGGATGAAAAAGTCAACGTCCGAACAGTTCCGTTGATTCATAGGGTATACACCAATGGTTTTTTGTTTCAAGAGAAGGAATCCCCGAGGACCCTCAACATTGAAGCGGCCAGAAAGTACGGCATAGATAAGAGTCAGTTCAACAATATTAAAAAAGGAAAGGATGGTATTGATGCATCGGGCAATCTGGTGTCCAATAAAAAACTCACTTTGGACCCACCGGAACCCAAAAGCTACGCTTTTTGTAGCGATACGGTCTATAATGAGGCCATTGTGCCCATTATTAAAGATGTGACGGTGCTGTATCACGAATCCACTTTTTTGGAATCCGAGGAACACCTTTGCGAAAAAACAAAACATAGCACATCCAAGCAAGCTGCACAAATCGCCAAAAAGGCCAATGCCAAATTGCTGATATTGGGCCATTATTCCACGCGCTACAAATCCATCGAACTATTTAAAAAAGAAGCCGAGGATGTTTTTCCAGTGGTGGACCTAGCCGATGATGGTAAAGTTTTTGACTTCAAATAATCTGTTTGTGCCGTGTCGAGCGAGCGAAGCGACGAGAAATCCATTTTTTGTGGTTGTTCCTAGTTAATTGTAAATCGAAATGTAATTCCAAGCTTTGCAATCAAGGTAAATTTCCCGAACTTCACGTCATGCAAAAAGACCTTGGTGATTATAGAAAAACTTACGAAAAAAGTGAGCTGACCGAAGCTTCCATAAAGGAAAACCCGTTGGAGCAATTTCAGAAGTGGTTTTATGAGGTAGAAGCTTCAGAAGGGGTAGACGAACCAAATGCCATGACGATTTCTACCATTGGACTGGATGGATTTCCGAAAAGCAGGGTGGTTTTAATGAAAAAATTCACCTTTGAAGGTTTCATTTTTTATAGCAATTACCAAAGTGAAAAAGGAAGGGCCATTACAGCAGACCCGTCGGTTTGCCTGTCTTTTTTTTGGCCAAATATGGAACGTCAGGTCATCATAAAGGGTACTGCAGAAAAAATAGCCGAAAATCTTTCCGATGGATACTTTGAATCCCGACCTCATGGCAGCAAGCTAGGCGCTATTGTTTCTGATCAAAGCGAGGTAGTTCCGTCCCGTGAATATTTGGAGGATAAGTTGAAAAAACTCCAACAGAAATATGAAAGCAAGGAAGTGCCCAGGCCTGAGTATTGGGGAGGGTATTTGGTTCGCCCCGTATCCATGGAATTTTGGCAGGGTCGTCCCAACCGATTGCACGATAGAATACGATACTCCCTACAGGAAGATTTTGATTGGAAAATAGAGCGATTGGCCCCCTAACCCCTACAAGATGAAACAACTTATATTAATGAGACATGGGAAATCCTCATGGGATTACGATGTTTCCGACAAGGACAGACCCTTAAAGCAAAGAGGAATAAACGACGCCCATTTGGTTTCCAAAACCTTTGGGCTGCATGCCCTTTCAATAGATTTTATATATTCCAGCCCTGCCAACCGGGCCTTGCATACCAGTATGATTTTTGTAAGAAATCTGGATTTTGACTTATCAAAATATAGCGTAAACAACGCGCTCTACGATTTTTCGGGCAACAGTGTTCAGCAATTTGTTCAGCAATTGGACAATAATTTGGATACCGTGGCAATCTTTGGCCATAATTATGCCTTTACGTCACTTGCAAATACATGGGGAGATCAGTATATTGAGAACGTTCCCACGGCCGGACTGGTTCACATTACATTTGGTGCGAATGATTGGTCCAAAATATCAGAGGGAACCACTAAGCAAATGGTCTTTCCAAAACACTTAAAAAAATAGATGGTAAAAACAAAGAACGAATATATAAATAGGGAAATCAGTTGGTTGCAATTTAATGCCAGAGTATTGCAAGAGAGTAAAGACCACAGGGTTCCACTGATTGACCGATTACGATTTTTAGGGATTTTCAGCAACAACCTAGATGAATTTTTTAAGGTACGTTATGCCACTGTAAAACGCATTGTAGATGCTGGAAAAACAGGTAAAAGTGTTTTGGGCGGTGAAAGAGCTAATGATTTGCTGGAAGAGATTACCAAAATTGTGATTGATCAGCAGACCCGCAGTCTTGAAATTTTCCAACAAATTGATAGGGAACTTCGTGAGGAAAATATTTTTATCATTAGGGAAACCGAAGTGAACGAAAGTCAGGCAGAGTTCATTCGGGATTACTTTTTTAAAAAGGTAAACCAGGAGTTGATGACCATTATCCTGAACGACCTTACCGAGTTTCCGCTCCTGAAAGATACCGCTGCCTATTTGGCTGTTAAGGTGGTTATGAAGAACGGTTCGAGCAAAGGGAAACACAATCGATATGCCTTGATAGAGATTCCGAAGGGAATCGACCGTTTTGTGGTATTGCCGAAAGAGGGCGATAAGAACTACGTTATCATATTGGATGATTTGATTCGTTTTTGCTTGGACAGCGTGTTTACGATGTTTGAGTTTGAATCCATTTCGGCCCACATGATCAAGATTACCCGTGATGCAGAATTGGATATAGACAACGATCTGAGTAAAAGTTTTATTGAAAAGATTTCTTCCAGCGTAGAGCACCGAAAAATAAGTGATCCTGTCCGCTTTGTATATGACAAGAGCATAGACAAAGACACGCTCCAGTTCCTAAAGGAAAAAATGGACATTATGGGCACCGATAGTGTGATTCCCGGCGGCCGTTACCATAACAGGAGGGATTATATGGGCTTTCCCAGTTTGGGGAGGCACGACCTTATGTACGATAAGATAGAGCCATTGCCTGTAAAAGGCTTGAGCATGAAAGGGAGTTTGTTGGATATGATTGCCCACAAGGATTATATGATCTACGCTCCCTACCATACCTTTAGCTATGTGACCAAATTTTTAAGGGAAGCCGCAATGGATCCACAGGTGCGCAGCATAAAAATCACTATATACCGATTGGCCAGTGACAGTCAGATTGCAAATGCTTTGGTCAACGCCGTTAAGAACGGAAAACAGGTGACCGTACAGATAGAGTTGCAGGCCCGGTTCGATGAGCAGAACAATATTGAATACGCCAACTTTTTGCAAGATGAAGGCGTAAAATTGATCTTTGGCGTACCCGGACTAAAAGTGCACAGCAAAATCTGCCTTGTGGAGCGCGAAGAAGATGGGGGCATCAAAAGGTACGGCTTCATTAGCACCGGTAACTTTAACGAGTCCACAGCGAAAATTTATACTGATTATACCTTGTTTACGGCCCATCAAGGTATTTTGAAGGATATGAACAAAGTATTCGGCTTCTTCGAGACCAATTATAAAATCAATAAATACAAGCATCTTATTGTATCGCCCCATTACACCAAGTCATCTTTCATGAAGATGATCGATAAGGAAATCGCTTTTGCCAAGGCAGGAAAGGAGGCCTATATCAAAATAAAGATGAACAGCCTTACTTCATACAAGATGGTGGACAAACTATATGAGGCCAGTAGGGCAGGGGTTAAGATACAGATGATTGTTCGGGGAATATGCTGTCTTATTCCCGGTGTGGAGGGTATGAGCGAAAATATAGAGGCCATAAGTGTGGTGGACAAGTTTTTGGAGCACCCCAGATTGTTCATTTTTGGCAATGATGGCGACCCGAAAATCTATATTTCATCAGCAGATTGGATGACGCGCAACTTGGACTTTAGGGTAGAGGTGGGTTGCCCCATTTACGACCCCGATATTAGACAGGAGTTATTGGATACGTTCGATATTTCGTGGAGAGATAACTCCAAAGCACGAGTGTTTTCCGCAAAACAGGATAATGCCTATAGAAAACGAACCAAAGGGGAAACTGAACTGCGATCGCAGGTTGAAATGTACAATTATTACAAAAGGAAATTGGAATCCTAACCGTGCATGGTTTCCTTTTTGCCGAGGTCTTTCATAAGTTGGGCCTCGTACTCCAAGAGGTCTTCCCATTTTTGGTCCACCTCCTCTTTTTTGCCGTATTTGCGGGCAAACTTTAGGAACATGGTGTAGTGGTTGGCCTCGCTTACCATAAGGTTCCGGTAGAACTC
It encodes the following:
- a CDS encoding ribonuclease Z, yielding MKLTVLGCYAATPRTFTNPTSQVLEIKNHLFLIDCGEGTQVQLRKYKVKFSRINHIFISHLHGDHFFGLPGLISTFRLLGREKELHIYGPKGIKQAITLFLKLGDSWTDYPLIFHELESKESELVFEDEKVNVRTVPLIHRVYTNGFLFQEKESPRTLNIEAARKYGIDKSQFNNIKKGKDGIDASGNLVSNKKLTLDPPEPKSYAFCSDTVYNEAIVPIIKDVTVLYHESTFLESEEHLCEKTKHSTSKQAAQIAKKANAKLLILGHYSTRYKSIELFKKEAEDVFPVVDLADDGKVFDFK
- the pdxH gene encoding pyridoxamine 5'-phosphate oxidase, coding for MQKDLGDYRKTYEKSELTEASIKENPLEQFQKWFYEVEASEGVDEPNAMTISTIGLDGFPKSRVVLMKKFTFEGFIFYSNYQSEKGRAITADPSVCLSFFWPNMERQVIIKGTAEKIAENLSDGYFESRPHGSKLGAIVSDQSEVVPSREYLEDKLKKLQQKYESKEVPRPEYWGGYLVRPVSMEFWQGRPNRLHDRIRYSLQEDFDWKIERLAP
- a CDS encoding SixA phosphatase family protein → MKQLILMRHGKSSWDYDVSDKDRPLKQRGINDAHLVSKTFGLHALSIDFIYSSPANRALHTSMIFVRNLDFDLSKYSVNNALYDFSGNSVQQFVQQLDNNLDTVAIFGHNYAFTSLANTWGDQYIENVPTAGLVHITFGANDWSKISEGTTKQMVFPKHLKK
- the ppk1 gene encoding polyphosphate kinase 1, yielding MVKTKNEYINREISWLQFNARVLQESKDHRVPLIDRLRFLGIFSNNLDEFFKVRYATVKRIVDAGKTGKSVLGGERANDLLEEITKIVIDQQTRSLEIFQQIDRELREENIFIIRETEVNESQAEFIRDYFFKKVNQELMTIILNDLTEFPLLKDTAAYLAVKVVMKNGSSKGKHNRYALIEIPKGIDRFVVLPKEGDKNYVIILDDLIRFCLDSVFTMFEFESISAHMIKITRDAELDIDNDLSKSFIEKISSSVEHRKISDPVRFVYDKSIDKDTLQFLKEKMDIMGTDSVIPGGRYHNRRDYMGFPSLGRHDLMYDKIEPLPVKGLSMKGSLLDMIAHKDYMIYAPYHTFSYVTKFLREAAMDPQVRSIKITIYRLASDSQIANALVNAVKNGKQVTVQIELQARFDEQNNIEYANFLQDEGVKLIFGVPGLKVHSKICLVEREEDGGIKRYGFISTGNFNESTAKIYTDYTLFTAHQGILKDMNKVFGFFETNYKINKYKHLIVSPHYTKSSFMKMIDKEIAFAKAGKEAYIKIKMNSLTSYKMVDKLYEASRAGVKIQMIVRGICCLIPGVEGMSENIEAISVVDKFLEHPRLFIFGNDGDPKIYISSADWMTRNLDFRVEVGCPIYDPDIRQELLDTFDISWRDNSKARVFSAKQDNAYRKRTKGETELRSQVEMYNYYKRKLES